From a region of the Odoribacter splanchnicus DSM 20712 genome:
- the map gene encoding type I methionyl aminopeptidase — protein sequence MRLFKSKEKLSESESVYLADIEQKIKAYKAKGYRVPTRKMIKTAAQIKGIRRSAAINTAVLDLVAAHIHEGMTTEEIDTLVYNFTIAHGAIPAPLNYEGFPKSVCTSVNDEVCHGIPSKDVVLRNGDIINVDVSTILDGYFSDASRMFMIGKVSPEMQRLVQVARECLEAGLQAARPWGFLGDIGAAVQEHAEGNGYSVVREFGGHGVGLKFHEDPFVSHVGRRGTGVLLVPGMVFTIEPMINMGSRKIFIDADNDWTVLTDDGMPSAQWEYTVLITDTGAEIITG from the coding sequence ATGAGACTTTTTAAAAGTAAAGAAAAATTATCCGAGAGTGAGTCTGTGTATTTGGCTGATATAGAACAAAAAATCAAGGCTTACAAAGCGAAGGGATACCGGGTCCCTACCCGTAAAATGATTAAAACGGCAGCCCAGATAAAAGGGATTCGCCGCAGTGCCGCTATCAATACGGCGGTTTTGGATTTGGTGGCTGCCCATATCCATGAAGGTATGACGACGGAAGAAATCGATACATTAGTCTACAATTTTACGATCGCTCACGGAGCTATTCCTGCTCCCTTGAATTATGAGGGATTTCCGAAGAGTGTGTGTACCTCGGTGAACGACGAAGTATGCCACGGTATTCCTTCCAAAGACGTTGTATTGAGAAATGGGGATATTATCAATGTAGATGTTTCTACGATTCTGGATGGTTATTTTTCGGACGCTTCGCGGATGTTTATGATCGGTAAAGTAAGTCCTGAAATGCAGCGTTTGGTGCAGGTAGCCCGAGAATGCCTGGAAGCCGGTTTGCAAGCCGCCCGTCCCTGGGGCTTCCTGGGGGATATCGGGGCTGCCGTTCAAGAACATGCCGAAGGCAACGGGTATTCTGTCGTACGGGAATTCGGCGGGCATGGGGTGGGACTCAAATTTCATGAAGATCCTTTTGTCAGCCATGTCGGACGCCGCGGTACCGGTGTTTTGCTGGTACCGGGAATGGTATTTACTATCGAACCGATGATCAATATGGGATCCCGCAAAATTTTTATCGATGCCGATAACGACTGGACGGTATTGACAGACGACGGCATGCCTTCTGCACAATGGGAGTATACGGTGCTGATCACCGATACCGGGGCGGAGATCATCACCGGATAG
- a CDS encoding NADH-quinone oxidoreductase subunit N, with protein sequence MGYSNFLFLKEELSLIAVMLILLVYDLFGSQKSLKYFHPVACVLFLAHTLLNLFPAGTAEAFGGMYVCTPIGSIVKTILNTGTLIVLLQAYNWVNSESVLIRRGEFYLILFSSLLGMYFMISAGNFLLFFIGLETASIPMAVLSAFDKYKHQSAEAGAKYILSATFASGLSLYGISLIYGTVGTLYFADIPAGISGNPLQYMAFGFFIVGLFFKISLVPFHQWTPDVYEGAPTTVTSYFSVISKGSAAFVLMTLLFKVFGNLVTEWQAILYVIIIATITVANLFAIRQQNLKRFLAYSSVSQAGYIMLGVISGSAIGMTSLVYYILVYMISNLAAFGVIAIIENRTGKITIDDYNGLYSTNPKLSIVMMLALFSLAGIPPFAGFFSKFFIFAAAAEQGFYVLVFIALLNTIISLYYYLLVVKAMFINKTEEAIAPVRSDIYTRLSLIVCTAGILILGLLSTVYEHIGMFSFGITF encoded by the coding sequence ATGGGATATTCTAATTTTCTGTTCCTAAAAGAAGAGCTTTCACTGATCGCCGTCATGTTGATCCTGCTGGTATACGACTTGTTCGGCTCTCAGAAAAGCCTGAAATATTTTCATCCGGTAGCCTGTGTATTGTTTCTGGCCCATACACTGCTAAATCTTTTCCCTGCCGGGACGGCAGAGGCTTTCGGAGGGATGTATGTGTGCACCCCCATCGGTTCGATCGTAAAAACTATCCTGAACACAGGTACGCTTATTGTCCTGCTCCAGGCTTATAATTGGGTAAACAGCGAGTCGGTCCTGATCCGCCGGGGAGAATTTTACCTGATTCTGTTCTCCTCCTTGCTGGGTATGTATTTCATGATTTCTGCGGGCAATTTTCTGTTATTCTTCATCGGTCTGGAGACAGCCTCTATACCGATGGCCGTGTTGTCTGCATTCGACAAATACAAACACCAGTCGGCAGAGGCCGGGGCTAAATATATTCTCTCGGCTACTTTCGCTTCAGGATTGTCGCTTTACGGTATTTCCCTGATCTACGGGACGGTCGGCACACTTTATTTTGCCGACATACCGGCAGGCATTTCAGGGAATCCGCTCCAATATATGGCCTTCGGATTTTTTATCGTGGGATTGTTTTTTAAGATTTCACTGGTGCCTTTCCACCAATGGACACCCGACGTTTATGAAGGTGCACCGACTACGGTGACTTCTTATTTTTCGGTAATTTCCAAAGGGTCTGCAGCTTTCGTACTGATGACTCTATTATTTAAAGTATTCGGTAATCTGGTGACAGAATGGCAGGCAATCCTGTATGTAATCATTATCGCAACCATCACCGTAGCCAACCTGTTTGCCATCCGCCAGCAGAATTTGAAGCGTTTTCTGGCTTATTCTTCGGTTTCACAAGCCGGATATATTATGCTGGGAGTGATCAGCGGGAGCGCTATCGGGATGACGTCACTGGTATATTATATCCTGGTGTATATGATCTCCAACCTGGCTGCTTTCGGGGTGATCGCCATCATCGAAAACCGGACAGGCAAGATCACGATCGACGACTACAACGGTCTGTATTCCACGAATCCGAAGTTAAGTATCGTCATGATGCTGGCTTTATTCTCTTTAGCAGGGATTCCTCCGTTTGCCGGTTTTTTCAGTAAATTTTTCATCTTTGCCGCCGCAGCCGAACAGGGATTTTATGTATTGGTATTCATCGCCCTGCTGAATACGATCATTTCCCTCTATTACTATCTGCTGGTTGTCAAAGCCATGTTTATCAACAAAACCGAAGAAGCTATCGCCCCTGTCCGTTCCGATATCTATACCCGTCTCAGCCTGATTGTCTGCACGGCAGGTATTCTGATATTAGGCCTGCTCAGCACAGTTTACGAACACATCGGTATGTTCAGCTTCGGCATAACGTTTTAG
- a CDS encoding HAD family hydrolase, protein MNKKLVIFDLDGTLLNTIDDLAVSANYALRQHGYPEHDLPAYRYFVGNGITKLIERALPEAERCEPTILQLREEFVGYYQRHKTDLTRPYPGIPELLSHLSAKGIQLAVASNKYHQGTVELIRHYFGTDLFKVVLGQRGHIPAKPDPAIVYEILHLTGITPADALYIGDSGVDMQTARRSGITSIGVSWGFRPRQELTENGACHIVDRPEEIIRYL, encoded by the coding sequence ATGAATAAAAAACTGGTTATATTCGATTTAGACGGGACGCTACTGAATACCATCGACGATCTCGCTGTAAGTGCCAACTATGCTCTCCGGCAACATGGCTATCCGGAACATGACTTGCCGGCTTACCGCTATTTTGTCGGAAACGGTATTACAAAATTGATCGAACGGGCTTTACCCGAAGCGGAACGCTGTGAACCGACTATCCTGCAGTTACGGGAAGAATTTGTAGGCTATTATCAGCGACACAAGACAGACCTGACCCGCCCTTATCCGGGTATCCCGGAATTATTGTCACACTTATCGGCCAAAGGTATACAGCTTGCTGTTGCTTCCAATAAATATCATCAGGGGACCGTCGAGCTGATCCGGCATTATTTCGGCACGGATCTTTTCAAGGTTGTACTGGGACAACGCGGGCACATACCTGCAAAACCCGATCCGGCAATTGTCTACGAGATCTTACACCTAACCGGAATAACTCCTGCGGATGCGTTGTATATCGGAGATTCGGGGGTAGATATGCAAACAGCCCGGCGCAGTGGCATCACTTCCATCGGCGTCAGCTGGGGCTTCCGTCCCCGTCAGGAACTGACAGAAAACGGAGCCTGTCATATTGTAGACCGTCCGGAAGAAATAATCCGTTATCTCTGA
- a CDS encoding ketopantoate reductase family protein has translation MEIKIAFSGIGGVGGYYGGRLAHFYRQSENIKIYFISRGENLEIISRKGLKIQTLHEEIIAHPTLATHSPKDIGPVDYLFCTTKSYDLAGNLEEIRPLIGPSTVIIPLLNGANITEAIRRLVPGHQVWYGCVYIGARLSAPGTVSKFTEQDRLWFGDPEGNRLRQAELLQLMSRAGISALNPADIHDRIWRKFFLISLSATLTSYYDQSIGEVLEFHRSGYEKLGEELYAIAQAQGIHLPQDMIRQVIADQEKMPYDATTSMHTDFRKHKPTELETLTGYVVENGKALHLPVPSYEMMYKELKTR, from the coding sequence ATGGAGATTAAAATTGCATTTTCAGGAATCGGCGGTGTCGGGGGTTACTATGGGGGCAGACTGGCTCATTTTTACCGGCAATCAGAAAACATTAAAATTTACTTTATTTCGAGGGGGGAAAATCTGGAAATCATTTCACGCAAAGGACTGAAAATTCAGACTCTGCACGAGGAAATCATCGCCCATCCGACCCTGGCGACTCATTCTCCGAAGGACATCGGCCCGGTCGACTATCTGTTCTGTACCACCAAAAGCTATGATTTAGCCGGAAATCTTGAAGAAATACGTCCTCTTATCGGGCCGTCGACCGTTATTATTCCTTTATTAAACGGAGCGAATATTACAGAAGCAATCCGGCGGCTAGTCCCGGGACACCAGGTTTGGTACGGTTGTGTGTATATCGGAGCCCGGCTTTCGGCTCCGGGAACAGTCAGTAAATTTACAGAGCAGGACCGGCTTTGGTTCGGTGATCCGGAAGGCAACCGTCTGCGTCAGGCCGAATTGCTGCAATTGATGAGCCGGGCAGGTATCTCAGCTTTAAATCCCGCAGACATACACGACCGGATCTGGAGAAAATTCTTTCTGATCTCTCTGAGTGCCACCCTCACTTCATACTACGATCAAAGCATAGGAGAAGTACTCGAATTTCATCGTTCCGGTTATGAAAAGCTGGGCGAAGAACTTTATGCAATAGCACAGGCACAGGGGATACATCTACCTCAAGATATGATCCGGCAAGTCATTGCCGACCAGGAGAAAATGCCTTATGACGCCACCACTTCGATGCATACGGATTTCAGGAAGCACAAACCGACAGAACTAGAGACGCTGACCGGTTATGTGGTTGAAAACGGTAAAGCCCTCCACCTTCCTGTACCTAGTTATGAAATGATGTATAAAGAATTGAAAACAAGATGA